In Stieleria varia, one genomic interval encodes:
- a CDS encoding reverse transcriptase/maturase family protein produces the protein MSSTLDESLIRLPFNVTRIRFQIRPQQSRRVAPHHAALVYALLCNAYAAKHHCEPAMPDGILLNAPDQGVRHLGPDCPLTIGLTAISPTIGQGHQTLQDLIDGLRAIGRRPPKSQRLGKFSLGPIDDIVAGKKIQTARLARRVDPAFTTRQLDQINHRDALTLRFVTPLRCSLPKNRRRDGHSFFDDSIFPAHTFLSRLRGRLHELGWPGPVNAGAMNTAPDNADQQVNVTENRLVWLDVGYGSEKSRKTLGGAVGQITLTGLTEIDRIALVLGQYCRVGESTRFGFGEYEIAELGDQVYRCPRGQSLVELAADAIDPAEAEKITTRLQLGSGVLLTGVTQVREGSYRCDPHHRVRIAKPSGGERMLAIPTRRDRAIQQVLLPLLADGIDGFLESSSMAYRRGLGRTQAARRIKQAKRDGYTWAIKADFLGFFDHVDHQLLRERLAAYLRDDATIDWIMNCVSAGSPSPGVGLPTGSPLSPVLANLFLDQFDEHLCPDDSILVRYADDFLVLCRSHDRADEIFRRAEAEAERLRLELNADKTKMIDMDHPFEFLGFRFSRSTTVGKNDADGVPWQTESDGGPVEAQDIMWSSAKPARQTMFPRVSRVGRNAGSRGASEAISKSHCG, from the coding sequence ATGTCGTCGACTTTGGATGAATCACTGATTCGATTGCCCTTCAACGTCACTCGCATTCGATTCCAAATTCGACCCCAACAAAGTCGACGGGTGGCGCCGCATCACGCTGCACTCGTTTATGCTTTACTCTGCAATGCGTATGCCGCCAAACATCACTGTGAGCCCGCGATGCCCGATGGCATCCTGCTCAACGCGCCCGATCAAGGTGTGCGGCACCTCGGTCCTGATTGCCCACTGACGATCGGATTGACCGCGATATCGCCGACGATCGGTCAAGGCCACCAGACGCTGCAGGATTTGATAGATGGGCTGCGAGCGATCGGACGGCGGCCACCGAAGTCGCAGCGGCTAGGGAAATTTTCCCTCGGGCCGATCGATGACATCGTGGCCGGCAAGAAGATTCAAACCGCTCGGTTGGCCCGACGCGTCGATCCCGCCTTCACCACCCGTCAGCTTGATCAAATCAACCACCGTGATGCGCTAACGCTGCGATTCGTCACGCCGCTGCGATGCTCGTTGCCCAAAAACCGTCGACGCGATGGGCATTCGTTCTTTGACGACAGCATCTTTCCCGCCCACACGTTTCTCTCTCGACTGCGGGGACGATTGCATGAGCTGGGTTGGCCCGGTCCAGTGAATGCTGGTGCCATGAACACTGCTCCCGACAATGCCGACCAGCAAGTCAACGTCACCGAGAATCGCCTGGTATGGTTGGACGTGGGCTATGGATCCGAAAAGTCTCGCAAGACGCTCGGCGGGGCGGTCGGCCAAATCACGCTGACGGGATTAACGGAGATCGATCGGATCGCACTGGTGTTGGGACAGTATTGTCGTGTCGGCGAAAGTACCCGTTTCGGGTTCGGCGAGTATGAGATCGCGGAACTGGGGGATCAGGTGTATCGATGTCCTCGGGGACAGTCGTTGGTTGAATTGGCTGCCGACGCGATCGACCCGGCGGAGGCGGAGAAGATCACAACGAGACTGCAACTGGGCAGCGGTGTGTTGTTGACGGGCGTGACCCAAGTCCGTGAGGGAAGTTACCGATGTGATCCGCATCATCGGGTTCGAATCGCCAAGCCGTCCGGCGGCGAACGCATGCTGGCGATCCCGACCCGTCGCGATCGCGCGATCCAACAAGTGCTGTTGCCCTTGCTGGCCGATGGGATCGATGGATTTCTGGAGTCGTCGTCCATGGCGTACCGTCGCGGTCTGGGACGCACTCAGGCCGCCCGGAGGATCAAGCAAGCCAAACGTGACGGCTACACCTGGGCAATCAAAGCAGATTTCCTGGGGTTCTTTGATCATGTCGATCATCAGCTGTTGCGAGAGCGTTTGGCCGCTTATTTGCGAGACGATGCGACGATCGATTGGATCATGAATTGTGTGTCGGCCGGTTCGCCGTCGCCGGGGGTAGGATTGCCGACCGGTTCACCGTTGTCACCCGTGTTGGCCAACTTGTTCTTGGATCAGTTTGACGAACACCTGTGCCCCGACGATTCGATCCTGGTTCGCTATGCCGATGATTTTCTAGTTCTGTGTCGCAGCCATGATCGCGCGGACGAGATCTTCCGGCGTGCGGAGGCCGAAGCCGAGCGACTGCGGCTGGAGTTGAACGCGGACAAGACGAAAATGATCGATATGGATCATCCGTTCGAGTTCCTCGGGTTTCGTTTTTCACGGTCGACCACTGTGGGTAAGAACGATGCCGACGGGGTGCCTTGGCAGACGGAGTCCGATGGCGGACCGGTCGAGGCCCAAGACATCATGTGGTCGTCGGCCAAACCCGCGCGGCAAACAATGTTTCCCCGGGTTTCTCGTGTTGGCAGAAACGCCGGGAGTCGTGGCGCGTCGGAAGCTATCTCCAAATCGCATTGCGGTTGA
- the uvrA gene encoding excinuclease ABC subunit UvrA, with protein MSASHISVRGCRVHNLKNVDVDVPRGKLVAICGLSGSGKTSLALDTLYAEGQRCYIESFSAYTRQFLQRLDKPDCEQITGIPPAIAVTRAGGSKTNRSTVGTATEIADHVRLLFAKCAQLFCPSCGLAVRSDDPASVASEMSGQTGRAMIGFPVWLPDKTSGGEILLGLQQEGYLRLIADGQTFHLSDSDRGALAKKIGRKGIECIVVVDRVAADAELTRLTESLETAMGEGHGRAVVVTEVAPSDDASALGGKVVSIDDRSWASRTISRERRCDACDLDFPDPTPRLFNFNNPLGACEACEGFGETVENDMNLIVPDPSLSLAEGAIAPWRTPAYEHELQELLELAPDYDLPVDVPFSKLTKKHLKLIEQGVPERKFGGLNGFFAWLDRKKYKMHIRVFASRFRSYRTCTQCNGQRLKPTALAYRIGEHHVANVLSMTADNAQAFVADPPLEKRERTIAAEPLRQLADRIGYLQAVGLGYLQLDRTLRTLSGGETQRVSLTSALGGSLVNMLYVLDEPTAGLHPADVRELATAILSLRDRGNTVIVVEHNETLIEMADEVIEVGPGAGVGGGEIVFQGTAKQLLKSPDSLTGQYLSGRRGETLRHHTARTPRGTITLRGASGHNLQNVDVEFPLGVLCVVTGVSGSGKSTLVQDTLYAAIRQQKLGDAIQPLEMESIRGLSQIEDCVMVDQSPISRSPRSCPVTYVKAFDPIRKVFAESVDARSRGLTASHFTFNGVKGQCPQCEGAGVLEIDMQFLADVSMRCPGCRGTRFRDEILQVRYRDRTIADVLAMSVHEAYQFFRGSVKVQAKLKRMIDVGLGYIALGQPATTLSSGEGQRLKLAAFLGSSQRKRTLFIMDEPSTGLHFDDLVRLVDCFDALIADGHSLLVIEHNPLLMLSADHLIDLGPGAGTSGGQVVATGTPGEVAKCKQSVTGRVLKAEMKRS; from the coding sequence TTGAGTGCTTCGCATATCTCCGTTCGCGGCTGCCGCGTTCATAACCTCAAGAACGTCGATGTCGACGTTCCCCGTGGCAAGCTGGTTGCGATCTGCGGGCTCTCCGGCAGTGGCAAGACTTCGCTCGCCCTGGACACGCTGTACGCCGAAGGTCAACGCTGTTACATCGAGAGTTTCTCGGCCTACACCCGCCAGTTTCTGCAGCGATTGGACAAGCCCGATTGTGAACAGATCACGGGGATTCCGCCGGCGATTGCGGTGACCCGCGCCGGTGGTTCCAAGACCAATCGCAGCACCGTCGGCACCGCCACCGAAATCGCCGATCACGTGCGATTGCTGTTCGCCAAGTGCGCCCAACTATTCTGCCCGAGTTGCGGACTGGCGGTGCGAAGTGATGATCCTGCGTCGGTGGCGTCAGAAATGAGCGGGCAGACTGGTCGTGCGATGATTGGATTTCCCGTATGGCTGCCCGACAAAACCAGCGGCGGTGAAATTCTGCTCGGTTTGCAACAGGAAGGCTACTTGCGATTGATCGCCGATGGACAAACCTTTCACCTCTCCGATTCCGACCGCGGCGCGTTGGCAAAAAAAATCGGCCGCAAAGGAATCGAGTGCATCGTAGTCGTCGATCGCGTCGCCGCCGATGCCGAGTTGACACGATTGACCGAATCCTTGGAAACCGCGATGGGGGAAGGACACGGCCGTGCCGTGGTCGTGACCGAGGTCGCCCCGTCGGACGATGCATCGGCGTTGGGTGGTAAAGTCGTCTCGATCGACGATCGATCTTGGGCGTCTCGCACCATCAGTCGTGAACGGCGATGCGATGCGTGCGACCTGGACTTCCCCGATCCCACGCCTCGGCTGTTCAATTTCAACAACCCGTTGGGTGCTTGCGAAGCCTGTGAGGGATTCGGTGAGACCGTCGAGAACGACATGAATTTGATCGTTCCCGATCCGTCGCTTTCTCTGGCCGAGGGAGCAATCGCGCCGTGGCGGACGCCGGCCTACGAACATGAACTACAGGAGTTGCTGGAACTGGCACCGGACTACGACTTGCCCGTCGATGTGCCCTTCAGCAAACTCACCAAGAAACACCTCAAGTTGATCGAGCAAGGTGTCCCGGAGCGAAAGTTTGGCGGGCTCAATGGATTCTTTGCCTGGCTGGATCGCAAGAAATACAAGATGCACATCCGCGTCTTTGCTTCACGATTCCGCAGCTATCGCACTTGCACCCAATGCAACGGCCAACGGCTCAAGCCCACGGCGCTGGCCTACCGGATCGGTGAACATCACGTCGCAAACGTGCTGTCGATGACGGCGGACAATGCCCAAGCGTTCGTCGCCGACCCGCCGTTGGAAAAACGCGAACGGACGATCGCTGCCGAACCGCTGCGACAACTGGCCGACCGCATCGGCTACTTGCAAGCCGTCGGGCTGGGATACTTGCAACTGGACCGCACACTGCGGACGCTCTCCGGCGGTGAAACACAGCGGGTTTCGTTGACCAGCGCGTTGGGCGGCAGCCTCGTCAACATGCTGTACGTGCTCGACGAACCGACTGCGGGTCTGCATCCCGCCGACGTTCGCGAACTTGCCACCGCGATCCTGTCCCTGCGTGACCGTGGCAATACCGTGATCGTCGTTGAACACAACGAAACCTTGATCGAGATGGCCGACGAGGTCATCGAAGTCGGACCGGGGGCCGGCGTCGGTGGAGGCGAAATCGTCTTCCAAGGCACCGCCAAACAACTTTTGAAATCACCGGACAGCCTCACCGGGCAATACCTTTCCGGACGACGCGGTGAGACACTGCGACACCACACCGCCCGCACGCCTCGCGGAACGATCACGTTGCGAGGTGCCTCCGGACACAACTTGCAAAACGTCGATGTCGAGTTTCCGCTCGGTGTCCTGTGCGTGGTGACCGGCGTCTCGGGCAGCGGCAAAAGCACGCTCGTTCAAGACACGCTGTACGCGGCGATTCGTCAACAGAAACTCGGCGACGCGATCCAGCCACTGGAGATGGAGTCGATTCGCGGCTTGAGTCAGATCGAAGACTGCGTGATGGTCGATCAATCGCCGATCAGCCGCAGCCCGCGCAGTTGTCCGGTGACATACGTCAAAGCGTTTGATCCGATCCGCAAGGTGTTTGCCGAAAGCGTCGACGCACGGTCACGTGGTTTGACAGCGAGCCACTTCACTTTCAACGGTGTCAAAGGTCAGTGCCCGCAGTGCGAAGGTGCCGGGGTACTGGAGATCGACATGCAGTTCTTGGCCGATGTTTCGATGCGTTGCCCTGGATGTCGAGGCACGCGGTTTCGAGACGAGATCCTGCAAGTCCGTTACCGAGACCGAACCATCGCGGACGTGTTGGCGATGTCGGTCCACGAAGCCTACCAATTCTTTCGCGGCAGCGTGAAAGTGCAAGCGAAGTTGAAACGGATGATCGACGTGGGCCTGGGTTACATCGCGTTGGGTCAACCGGCGACGACGTTGTCCAGCGGCGAAGGCCAGCGGCTGAAACTGGCCGCATTCCTCGGTTCATCTCAACGCAAGCGGACGTTGTTCATCATGGACGAGCCAAGCACCGGATTGCACTTCGACGATCTGGTACGACTGGTCGATTGTTTCGACGCGTTGATCGCCGACGGGCATTCGCTGTTGGTGATCGAGCACAATCCATTGCTGATGCTGTCGGCGGATCACTTGATCGATCTGGGCCCGGGGGCAGGAACCTCTGGCGGCCAAGTGGTGGCGACAGGCACGCCGGGGGAAGTTGCCAAGTGCAAACAGAGCGTGACCGGCCGGGTGCTCAAAGCAGAGATGAAACGGAGTTAG
- a CDS encoding PVC-type heme-binding CxxCH protein: MTSIRILSAVAFLVCIACSSHLSAQSPPFTLADGDRVVLLGDGLIEQEQYFGWIEVMLTTSFPQADVTFRNLGWSGDTPAGDSRFGLSLLQAGREPADEGWKQLQQQLELTRPNVVVFGYGMSDALQAAQSGNPDDALASFRLQYERLVQHIRAQSSDSKLVFLSPLSPVGPSALSGELVGRFAEAIEQLAEKHQGHFVDLTAVATDANERKDAIHLNSNGYRAAASAIHESLGLPESDWQDNRYTESLRDVVLEKNRWWFHRSRPANMAYVFGFRKHEQGQNAVEIPQYDKLIAADEKRIARLRNLRPSAFATPTRRTSSRFAEFTPQPHPDFTVADGLTVTLWAENPMLNKPIQMNFDPSGRLWVASSEAYPMIEVGQSAPDKILVLEDTNGDGTADKSEVFADGLLIPTGVIPGDGGVYVAQSTDLLFLQDTDGDGRADQRKRVLSGFGTEDTHHNLHTLRWGPDGRLYMNQSVYTRTDAETPYGVVRMKAGGGFRYATQSGHMQAFFRGLWNPWGHQFDRHGNSFMTDGAGFAGIAYVFPGATFNPVPGARQVLDLISPGSYPKFCSGEIIYGDAYPEDWQGTLVTCDFRANRVTRFKISEQDAGFVTEQADDLIRTSQSSFRPIDVKQGPDGALYVADWSNPIINHGEVDFRDPRRDRWHGRIWRIAPAGLAKSATPDLQTLADDVLLDHLNSGDRFRVDQSRRVLIERGAAITPALTTWLASQTSDASRLQGLWLSQAIAKVDEPLLRQLLSSQDANIRVAAMRVLADWADAALPLEKVIDSQTALELFAAGIHDDHPRVRLETVCALARQSSPAAGRLALQVTDHPMDRFLSHALFLLVNDHADALMEQLAQASDANRTPVSQAAMEFVLTSLPAERSARFLKDYLSNNKIPRSGEGPWIELVAKAGDQEQLTALYQQAVQGEFDNAAVARVLSALADAQRQRKLRPTVGDKPFLALNTLLQSSDPNVRQSAMDLIGAWKVGGAIGSLGELAGSTDTAEPERIAAIAALRGIGNEAAIAQLTPLTDESFPMAIRQAAVSALAATGAQQAVGPFYALLGDVTDEPTAVSLWRNMLNAPKSQDVLIKALPTELTTVAARAGVRAAQEGGRDAQALVDALMPMTGLSMTAADWSPERIGEITKLVQTKGNPHNGELIYRREQLQCATCHAIGGIGGKVGPDMTSLGASAPIDYLIESLYDPNAKIKENYHSVILLTESGQVLTGIEIESNDDEVVLRDAADKIVRVSQDDITAKKAGKSLMPAGLLDRISQQDQVDLISFLTQLGKPGPFDASRQNVARRVEVLPGTHRLEQQGTEAVISGGPLPAGRAAVSWNPIQTRLSGEISREVLQKATQQPIHISLVNIYVRTTVQTGSATDATFTIDGVEKADGWIDGEPIAPADSGNVFETKLAPGEHTLLIRFDARDLPETLKISSDDVAFIAK, encoded by the coding sequence ATGACTTCCATTCGCATCCTGTCCGCCGTTGCGTTTCTTGTTTGCATTGCTTGCAGCTCCCACCTATCCGCACAATCGCCTCCGTTCACTCTCGCGGACGGCGACCGGGTCGTCCTGTTGGGTGACGGGCTGATCGAGCAAGAGCAATACTTTGGTTGGATCGAAGTCATGCTGACGACTTCGTTTCCGCAGGCCGATGTCACGTTTCGAAACCTCGGCTGGAGCGGAGACACGCCCGCGGGCGACTCGCGGTTTGGACTGAGCTTGCTACAAGCCGGACGTGAGCCGGCGGATGAAGGCTGGAAACAATTGCAGCAGCAGTTGGAACTGACCCGACCCAATGTCGTTGTGTTTGGCTACGGCATGTCCGATGCCCTGCAGGCGGCTCAATCGGGAAACCCAGATGACGCATTGGCGTCCTTCCGACTGCAATACGAACGCTTGGTGCAGCATATCCGTGCCCAATCGTCCGATTCCAAGCTGGTGTTCTTGTCACCCCTTTCCCCGGTCGGCCCGTCGGCGTTGAGCGGCGAGCTGGTCGGTCGTTTTGCCGAGGCGATCGAACAACTGGCGGAAAAGCATCAGGGACACTTCGTCGATCTGACCGCCGTGGCCACCGACGCGAACGAGCGTAAGGATGCGATCCATCTCAACAGTAACGGATACCGCGCAGCGGCCTCAGCGATTCACGAATCGCTCGGATTGCCTGAAAGCGATTGGCAAGACAACCGCTACACCGAGTCGCTGCGAGACGTCGTCCTGGAGAAAAATCGCTGGTGGTTTCACCGTTCACGACCGGCGAACATGGCGTACGTGTTCGGATTTCGCAAACACGAGCAAGGACAAAACGCGGTCGAGATACCCCAGTACGACAAACTGATCGCTGCGGACGAGAAACGGATCGCCCGACTGAGAAACCTGCGCCCGTCTGCATTCGCAACGCCCACACGGAGAACTTCGTCGCGATTTGCCGAGTTTACGCCGCAGCCGCATCCGGATTTCACCGTGGCCGATGGCCTGACGGTGACGTTGTGGGCAGAGAATCCGATGTTGAACAAGCCGATTCAGATGAACTTTGACCCATCAGGTCGGTTATGGGTCGCCAGCAGCGAAGCTTACCCGATGATTGAAGTCGGCCAGTCGGCACCGGACAAGATCTTGGTCCTGGAAGACACGAACGGCGATGGCACGGCCGACAAGTCTGAGGTGTTCGCCGACGGTTTGCTGATCCCCACCGGTGTGATCCCAGGAGACGGTGGCGTTTATGTCGCGCAAAGCACTGACCTGTTGTTCTTGCAGGATACCGACGGAGACGGACGCGCGGACCAACGCAAACGCGTTCTCAGCGGGTTTGGCACGGAAGACACCCACCACAACTTGCACACACTGCGGTGGGGTCCCGATGGCAGGCTTTACATGAACCAGTCGGTTTACACACGAACCGATGCCGAGACGCCGTACGGTGTGGTGCGAATGAAAGCCGGTGGCGGTTTCCGTTACGCGACCCAGAGCGGGCACATGCAAGCGTTCTTTCGTGGGCTATGGAATCCGTGGGGACACCAGTTTGACCGCCACGGCAACTCGTTCATGACCGATGGCGCGGGATTCGCCGGCATCGCGTACGTCTTTCCCGGCGCGACCTTCAACCCGGTCCCCGGTGCCCGTCAAGTCCTGGATCTGATCAGCCCCGGTTCGTACCCCAAGTTCTGCTCCGGTGAGATCATTTACGGCGATGCCTACCCCGAGGACTGGCAAGGAACCCTGGTGACCTGCGACTTTCGCGCCAACCGGGTGACGCGATTCAAAATCAGCGAGCAAGACGCCGGTTTCGTGACCGAGCAAGCAGACGATTTGATTCGCACCAGTCAAAGTTCGTTTCGACCGATCGATGTCAAACAAGGTCCCGACGGAGCATTGTACGTCGCCGATTGGTCCAACCCGATCATCAATCACGGCGAAGTCGACTTCAGGGATCCGCGACGCGACCGCTGGCACGGCCGAATCTGGCGGATCGCGCCGGCCGGCTTGGCGAAATCAGCAACTCCCGATCTGCAGACACTTGCCGACGACGTCCTGCTGGATCACTTGAACTCCGGCGACCGATTTCGGGTCGACCAGTCACGCCGTGTGTTGATCGAGCGCGGTGCCGCGATCACGCCCGCGTTGACGACTTGGTTGGCAAGTCAGACCAGCGATGCGTCGCGGCTTCAAGGCCTTTGGCTTTCGCAAGCCATCGCCAAAGTCGACGAGCCGTTGTTGCGTCAGTTGTTGAGTTCCCAAGACGCAAACATCCGAGTTGCCGCGATGCGAGTGTTGGCCGACTGGGCGGATGCAGCACTGCCGCTGGAGAAGGTGATCGATTCGCAGACCGCATTGGAACTGTTTGCTGCCGGCATCCATGACGATCATCCTCGTGTCCGACTGGAAACGGTGTGCGCGCTGGCTCGTCAAAGCTCGCCCGCCGCCGGCCGATTGGCCTTGCAAGTCACCGATCACCCGATGGATCGGTTCCTGTCGCACGCGCTGTTCCTGTTGGTCAATGATCACGCGGACGCGTTGATGGAACAACTTGCTCAAGCATCCGATGCCAATCGGACGCCGGTTTCACAAGCGGCGATGGAATTCGTCCTGACATCGTTGCCAGCCGAACGCTCGGCTCGCTTTCTGAAGGATTACCTGAGCAACAACAAAATCCCACGCTCCGGTGAGGGTCCTTGGATCGAGCTGGTGGCCAAAGCCGGTGACCAAGAGCAACTGACCGCCTTGTATCAACAAGCCGTTCAAGGCGAGTTTGATAACGCAGCCGTGGCACGGGTGCTTTCGGCGCTGGCCGATGCACAACGTCAACGCAAGTTGCGACCCACTGTCGGCGACAAACCCTTCCTGGCGCTCAACACTTTGCTGCAATCGAGCGATCCCAATGTTCGACAATCGGCCATGGATTTGATCGGCGCGTGGAAGGTCGGCGGCGCGATCGGATCGTTGGGCGAGCTCGCCGGCTCCACGGATACGGCCGAGCCCGAGCGGATCGCCGCGATCGCTGCGCTACGTGGCATCGGCAACGAAGCCGCCATCGCTCAATTGACGCCTCTGACCGACGAAAGCTTTCCCATGGCGATTCGACAAGCTGCGGTCTCCGCGTTAGCTGCTACCGGAGCCCAGCAAGCCGTCGGACCCTTCTATGCACTTTTGGGCGATGTGACAGATGAACCCACGGCTGTTTCGTTATGGCGGAACATGCTCAACGCACCCAAATCGCAGGACGTTTTGATCAAAGCATTGCCGACCGAACTAACCACGGTGGCCGCACGAGCCGGTGTTCGAGCGGCTCAGGAAGGCGGACGCGACGCCCAGGCTCTGGTCGACGCGTTGATGCCGATGACGGGACTGTCAATGACTGCCGCCGATTGGTCGCCCGAGCGAATCGGCGAGATCACCAAGCTGGTGCAAACCAAAGGCAATCCACATAACGGAGAATTGATCTATCGTCGTGAACAGTTGCAGTGCGCTACCTGTCATGCGATCGGTGGAATTGGTGGCAAAGTCGGGCCGGACATGACCAGCCTCGGCGCCAGTGCTCCGATCGATTACTTGATCGAATCACTCTACGACCCCAACGCCAAGATCAAAGAAAACTACCACAGCGTGATCCTGCTGACCGAGTCGGGACAAGTGCTGACCGGAATCGAGATCGAAAGCAACGACGACGAAGTGGTCTTGCGTGACGCCGCGGACAAGATCGTCCGTGTCTCCCAAGACGACATCACGGCAAAGAAAGCAGGGAAATCGTTGATGCCTGCGGGTCTGCTAGATCGCATCAGTCAACAGGATCAAGTCGACCTGATCAGTTTCCTGACCCAGTTGGGCAAACCTGGTCCGTTCGACGCCAGTCGTCAAAATGTGGCACGTAGGGTCGAAGTGTTGCCAGGCACTCACCGCTTGGAGCAACAAGGCACCGAAGCGGTCATCTCCGGCGGCCCGCTGCCCGCCGGTCGAGCCGCCGTGAGCTGGAATCCCATCCAAACAAGACTTAGTGGTGAGATCTCTCGCGAAGTGTTGCAGAAAGCAACCCAGCAGCCGATTCACATTTCACTGGTCAACATCTATGTACGAACGACGGTCCAAACCGGATCGGCGACGGACGCAACGTTCACCATCGACGGTGTCGAGAAAGCAGACGGGTGGATCGACGGAGAACCGATAGCGCCGGCCGATTCCGGCAACGTCTTTGAAACCAAACTCGCCCCCGGCGAACACACACTGCTGATCCGGTTCGACGCCCGCGATTTGCCGGAGACGCTGAAAATCAGCTCCGACGACGTGGCGTTCATCGCCAAGTAG
- a CDS encoding YbjQ family protein, whose translation MPWTCPSCGGETELGYNICRTCKTPRPETAPYHSAVVRNDSAVVRVEMLVTTTGSLQTHRIDSYLGPVFGESIYGATFFEGLSAGFADMVGGRSNAYESLLHRGRQTALAEMIQQADRLGGNAIVGMRLDYSPFGNSMMMICCSGTAVVVSPKTTISNTEAH comes from the coding sequence TTGCCCTGGACATGCCCATCCTGTGGTGGCGAAACAGAGCTCGGTTACAACATTTGCCGTACCTGCAAAACACCGCGTCCCGAGACTGCACCGTATCATTCTGCTGTTGTACGCAATGATTCTGCCGTCGTACGCGTCGAAATGCTGGTCACAACCACGGGGTCGCTTCAAACGCATCGAATTGACAGTTATCTAGGCCCCGTATTCGGAGAGTCCATTTACGGAGCCACTTTCTTTGAAGGCTTGTCAGCGGGATTCGCAGACATGGTTGGTGGGCGTTCCAATGCCTATGAATCTCTGCTGCACCGTGGACGTCAAACGGCCCTGGCGGAAATGATCCAACAAGCTGACCGTCTCGGAGGCAACGCCATCGTCGGCATGCGACTAGACTATTCGCCCTTTGGCAATTCCATGATGATGATCTGTTGCTCCGGAACCGCCGTCGTGGTGTCACCGAAGACGACTATCAGCAACACGGAAGCACACTAG
- a CDS encoding sialidase family protein encodes MKRPALVLTLLLSCVSLAHADGPDLPLLDLSEQTQRHVVIAAGTKDVYQGHPTTLLMPDGKTIFCVWCVNHGGSAGPMARSDDGGKTWTRMDDSLPEGYSKHQNCPSIYRMVDSNGQARLWVFSAALGTRSGPGMPSIMSEDDGKTWKEMPPLGFPCVMTFSSVVRLKDGRYLGLYHKGPEGKDRTPLKIYQTITDDGGLSWTDPQMVAAVEGKNPCEPFVFRSPDGTELCCLLRENTHTGRSLMMFSTDEGESWSDPIDTPWGLSGDRHMGVQTTDGRLVVAFRDMAPESPTRGHFVAWVGTYDDIKNNRPGQYRVKLLHSHASRVSDCGYPGMELLPDGTIVATTYIKYRPGPEKHSVVSTRFKLQDLETMQEASAK; translated from the coding sequence ATGAAACGTCCCGCCCTTGTTTTGACACTCTTGTTGAGTTGCGTTTCCCTCGCTCACGCGGATGGACCCGATCTGCCTCTGCTGGATCTCTCCGAGCAAACGCAACGCCATGTCGTGATCGCTGCTGGCACCAAGGACGTCTATCAAGGTCATCCGACCACGCTGCTGATGCCCGACGGCAAGACGATCTTTTGTGTTTGGTGTGTCAATCATGGCGGATCGGCGGGTCCGATGGCGCGCAGCGACGACGGCGGAAAGACTTGGACACGAATGGACGACTCCCTGCCGGAGGGATATTCAAAGCACCAAAACTGCCCCAGCATCTATCGCATGGTCGACTCCAATGGCCAAGCACGCTTGTGGGTCTTCTCGGCCGCCTTGGGAACGCGATCGGGCCCTGGCATGCCGAGCATCATGAGCGAAGACGATGGCAAGACGTGGAAAGAAATGCCGCCATTGGGCTTTCCTTGCGTGATGACCTTCAGCAGCGTCGTGCGTTTGAAAGACGGTCGCTATCTGGGACTCTATCACAAAGGTCCTGAGGGCAAAGATCGCACGCCACTGAAGATTTACCAAACGATCACCGACGATGGCGGATTGAGTTGGACCGATCCTCAAATGGTTGCCGCCGTCGAGGGAAAGAATCCGTGTGAACCGTTCGTGTTCCGATCGCCCGACGGCACGGAGTTGTGCTGTCTGTTGAGAGAGAACACCCACACCGGACGCAGCCTAATGATGTTCTCGACCGACGAAGGAGAATCGTGGAGCGACCCAATCGACACGCCCTGGGGACTCAGTGGCGACCGTCACATGGGCGTGCAAACCACGGATGGACGCCTCGTCGTTGCGTTTCGCGACATGGCCCCCGAAAGCCCCACGCGTGGTCACTTCGTCGCCTGGGTCGGAACCTACGACGACATCAAAAACAATCGACCGGGACAATACCGAGTCAAACTGTTGCACAGTCACGCCAGCCGAGTGAGCGACTGCGGCTATCCGGGGATGGAACTGCTGCCCGACGGAACGATCGTGGCAACGACTTACATCAAATACCGCCCCGGCCCAGAGAAACACTCCGTCGTCAGCACCCGATTCAAACTCCAGGATCTCGAGACCATGCAGGAGGCCTCGGCAAAGTGA